The genomic region ACTTCCAAATACGAGAAAATTGTATATAAAATCTATAAGAGACATAATAACCTTCCTTGAAGCCATAGGTGTTCAAGAGAAACTGAAAGAGATAGAACGAATAGTGACAGAAAGAAAGGTGATCAGTGACGTGAACAGGACGGTGAACTTCATAGAAGCGAACGCCGTTAGAACTGCCGAAAGCACTGCAAGACAGGTGAGGGCGATAGAGATGATACAGAAGGAAATAGGACTCGACAAATTGCCAGAGGATTTGAGAAGAGTAGCTCTGGCTCGTCTGATGAACAAGGAATTGTCTCTAAGAGAACTTGGAAAGAGGTTGAATCTTACGAAATCTCAGTTATACTCCAAGTTGAAAAGAATTATTAAAATAGCCGAAAGGTTCGGTGATGTAAAATGAGATGCCCGTTTTGTGGTTCTATGGACACAAAGGTTCTGGACTCGAGGCCAACTCTGGATGGTGCCGCCATCAGGAGAAGAAGAGAGTGTACCTCGTGCGGCAGGAGATTCACCACCTACGAAAGGTATGAAGAGGCTCCCGTTCTTGTCATAAAAAAGGACGGTAGAAGGGAGAAATTCGACAGAAACAAGATAAAAAATGGTATGATCAAAGCCTGTGAAAAGAGACCGGTCACCTATGATCAAATAGAGGAGGCGGTGAACAGAATCTGTTTGAAACTCAGGGAAGAAGGGCTCTTTGAGGTGGAGACGAAAAAGATTGGAGAACTCGTTATGGAAGAACTGAAGA from Thermotoga sp. harbors:
- the nrdR gene encoding transcriptional regulator NrdR — its product is MRCPFCGSMDTKVLDSRPTLDGAAIRRRRECTSCGRRFTTYERYEEAPVLVIKKDGRREKFDRNKIKNGMIKACEKRPVTYDQIEEAVNRICLKLREEGLFEVETKKIGELVMEELKKLDQVAYVRFASVYRDFREVDQFLEIVRELKREKEG